AAGGAGGATGTAGCCTGCGGTTTTCGGATCGTCTGCGTGATCTGATCGCCACGTCACGCCACGCTTACCGAGCCCAACGCCATCTTGAGTGTGGCGCCTTGATGGTTCTCTTCTCAGGGCTCCGCGTGGTTCCCTAAATGGCGCCCCAAACTTCAAGGAGTCCCCAAGGACTAGCCCAACTGGTCTAAAGGACGTTTATTTCCCCCAGTAAGCTCTCAGTGTATAAGCTCATGTGCCCCTCGCAGCCCCTTAAGGACGGTGAGAGAGGGTAGACTCGATGGCCGGGCCGTGGAAGGAGGCTCCCAGAGGCTGTCACGACGGCAGTGACGGTCCGGAGCAGGCGCTGTCCAATGCCCTGGGGTGCGGAGACCGCTGTGTGGTGCGACGCCCGTGGGATTGTCCTGTTCGAAGGCAGGAGCCTGCACCGGCCCACGGCTCCCCTCGAAGCACGAATCCCAGAGAGTGTGCTTGGCACGGAGCCCGCTCGTCGGGTGGCTCAGGCGGCCAACGCCGGGGCTGGTGGTGGGCAAAGGGGTCACCTCTTCAAAGACTGGGGCGTCTGGGGCTGGGCAGAGGATGTTGACGACGTAAAGACGGGGCGGCCTAGGAGCGCGGGTCTCGGCCTCGCGCCCTCAATGATCGTCTTAGGGCTACCGCCCACTTGCCATGGGACAATTCTTGGTTGAAGGTGCCCAGGAGCGGGGGGCGGGCACCTTCCCGGGCACTGCACAGGGCACCGCCCCGGGCGAGCGCAGCCCAGCAcccggccctcccctccccctcgctGGCAGCCGTCGTGCGCGCCGGTCGCcgcctcctcttccctccccctccttccgaGCAGCAGCGGGGAGGggaagacggggggggggggggctgggcggGCAGCTTTGCCGCGCTTTGGCTTTCTGCGTCAGCAGCCCCAGCAAAACAGCTGCGGGAGCGCGCGCCCAGAGCGCGCTcgcgcgcccctcccccacggcgCCGGCGCCGCCGAGACCCGGCAAACTAAGGCCCTGAATGACAGTGCGGCCGGCGACTGCGCAGCGCGGGACGCACCAAGGCACTGCCGCTTTAAGCACGCTTGCCCATTGTTCGGAATCGAGCCAATGAGCGAGCGCCCGCTCCCTGTGCTCAGCCAATAGCATTCGGGCAGAGGAGGCCGAGCGCCGCCCACTAATCTATATTAAAGGTTCTGGCGCCGCGTGAGTTCCCCACTGGCTGCTCTGAAAAGCCATCTTTGCATTGTTCCTGCGTCCGGCTTCCCGTTCGCCGCAACCACCTCCGCCGCGCGCCTCCTCCGCCACCCCGGACTCCGGCAGCTTTGTCGCCAGAGTCCTCGAACTCTCGCTCTCTTTTTAATCCGCTGCATCGGATCACCGGCGTGCCCCATCATGTCAGACGCGGCCGTGGACACCAGCTCCGAGATCACCACCAAGGTGAGGCTGGACGCCGCCCGCCCCTTCGGGGTCCGAAGGCTGCCGCCGGAGCGGTGTTTGGCGCGCGACGGCTGGGCTGCCCCAATCtcgctgtcgtttcttcctgtgGAGAGACTGCTCGCCCCCGGCCTAGGCCCCCCGGCAGCCCAGTCTTttgtgtgcgggggagggggcgggaagcGCTGCGGGCAGACGTGATGCCCGTCGAGGAGTGGGCCGGGGTGCCCTCGGGGTCCCGAGGGCGGGTGCGGGGGCTGAGGGGCTCGGCTGATGGGTGTCGCACAGCTCCTGAAACTTGTTTGTGACTCGTCTGAACAGTGGCGGGAGGAGAGGGGCCGGGCTGGGGGTCGTCAGCCCGCAGGGCACACGGAAATAACTTTGAAACTCGAGCGCGTTTGGAATCGGAAGTGCTGGGGGGGGGTGCGCGTTGCAGGCGCGGGTCGGCTGCGGGAAGTGGCGGCTCCGCAGCGAGCGCCCGCCGGCGGCGCTGCTCTTTGTTCGGAGCCGGGCTGCCTCGTTTCGCGCCTTGCAGTGGGTCCGAGGAGGTTTATCGGGACTAAGCTCTGATAAGGCGGAGTGGGGCAGCGGGTCAGCCGGCCGCTACGTCGATTGTCTCCGCGGAGGTGTGAAGGTCTCCTCCACCCTGGGGGCCCTCAGGGAGGGCGGGGGTAGGCGTTCTCCGGGGAGAGTGCTCCGGGAGCAGCCGCCCAGCTTCAATAATTCAGCGGTGCCGGGTTTGGCTGTGGAGGAGGCGAGCCCACGCGCCGTTGGGGAGGAAACGGAAAGTGAAGGAACGGCGCGCCGCGGCGACGATGGGCGCCCCCCGCGGCTGCCCGGGAAGCACCGTGTGCGCGGCCGCTCCGGAGGCGACGCGGACGAACAAAAGCTGTGGCCGCGGCTGCCCCGTTGCGGGGTCAAGCCGGGCGCCAGAGGTGTTTGGGAGACTGGTGCTGCGGGTTCACTGCCCTCGGTTTTGAGGTCTTGGGTGTTTGGCGCAGTTCTGGTCCTGCGCGCCGGGTAGTTTCCGCGGCCCGCGCGGCCAGCGTCTCCGCCCTCAGCGGGAGCGCGGCACTTTAAGGCACATCGGCGTTTTTACCCGGAGGCTCTTGTCCGCGCCTCTCTCGTGCCCCTACGGGGACGGGTACGAGTCACCTTGGCGTCTCCTTAACCTCTGTGCCCCTGGCGTCACCTCTGGCTCTCTCCCAGGGGTGACTCCCCCTGCGGAGTGGAGCTGGCGACTGGGATCTCCGCAAGGGCTTCAGCCCGGCCCCCTCTGGGCCCAGCCCGGGAACTAGTCGGGGGTGGAAGGGTCGGCCCTTCCCGGTGCGGACGTCCGCGTTCGCTTTCCTTCTAGGCAATTTCCCGCCGGGAATAAATAGCGCGTGGAGCGCGTCCCCGACGGCCTCGGGCTGCCGGTCTGAGAAAGCCCTGTGGACTTCGGGGCGGCCTCCCGCGGGACTTTGCCCGCCAAATGCGAGACGCAGGCCCACGCGTCGAGGCCTGTGGTGGGGGCGTCGAGAGACCCGGAAAGACCGGCGCGCAAGTCGCGCAGTGGCTGGGCCAGCGCAGCCCGCACGCCCCGGGTCTCCAGGGTCAGGGGCGCACTCGGCGGCCCTGGGCCACGTGCTCCGCGCGCGCGGTGCGTGCCGAGGTCCGCGCGCAAAGCCCGCCGGGCGGGGGCTGCGCGCCTGCGCGCCGcgttctccccgcccccacccgctcCCCGGGGCTTCGGCCGCCAGGGGGCGGGAGCGGGCGGTGCCTGGGTTCGCGGCCCGTCGGCCCGGGGTAATGGGGCCGACAGGTGCCCCGGGGCCGCTCACTGGATGGAGGCCGAGCTGCACCGGCGCCCGTCCCGACGCCTGTTTGTGTTGGCAGCCGGTTCGGCAGTGCCAGGTGGAAAAAGTTACGAGGCTTTGGGGCGCCCCCGACGGCGTTGCCCTTTGGACCGTGTCCACTCCTCGAGGTGCGGCCGAACACTGAGAGCCGCCGCGCGGACAGCGAGAAgctgggagggagatggggagctCCGGGCCGCGCGCATCTGAACAAGGGTCGAGTCACCCAAGCTGGGGTGCATTTCCCGGCAACAGTCTGGGACTTCCTGGGACAGCTGTCACATATAGGGGATTGGTGGGTTCGGGTTTTTTTCCAAAGACCTGCCCTTGCAGGTCCTGGGCTACCGTGGGCTTGGAGCTTAAGCTCGGCTCTAAGGCGGCCTTCCCAGTTCTGCCTGTTTGCTTCCTCCCATTCCCTTCCCAGGCTAACCCGCCCACGGGAGTTCTCCCCGCAGCGCCCGGGCCCTCCCTCcattaccttatttatttatggcGCATACCTGCTGTCTTCCAAGGAGGATTTGTGAGAGGCGGAGCTCCCTCTGGTTGGAAACCAGTCTGTGATGGGTGTGTGAGAGTGAAGTGTTCCCGGGCTCGTCTGCCCAGCCAGACGGGTTTAAGGCTGTGGTGCCACAGTGGCTCTTTTCCTAAGGAGCATGAGTAAGGGACGGTGGGAACAACTGTAGGGGACTGTTTTTGGTGTGTTTCTTAAGGGTTGAGAAATCGGAGGAAACCTTGACCACAGACACCCTGGGTATCCTGTGGCCCTTCCTTGCAGTATTTCCAAGTGTAATACGGGGCTGTTAGGACACCCACATCAGCGGTACATACGTGCCTTGAGCCCTGGGCCTCTTTGCCAGCCCTGGGTTTCTCAAAAAGACTTACTGGTTCCCTCTTACTTTTTGAAGGACttaaaggagaagaaggaagttgTGGAGGAGGCGGAGAATGGAAGAGACGCCCCTGCTAATGGGAACGCTGTGAGTGTCCACCTTCCCCATCACCCCTAACTGCTCTGGGCCAGGAAGTTCTCACTCCAGCTTGGGTTTAATCCTGGTTAGGGGAGGAGGCCGAGCCCTCGGGCAGTTCCTGCATGGTGGTCCCCTGGTGGAGCTTTAGGAAGATGAATTGATGAGTTCTCTTAGCTGGTCTGGGACTGTAGATGCACTGGTGGGGTCCCGGGGAAGGGATGGAGCAGGACCGATGGCCTGTTCTCATTAACAACCTGGTTATGTTTTCTGTCGAGGAGAATGAGGAAAATGGGGAGCAGGAGGCTGACAATGAGGtagatgaagaagaggaagaagggggagaggaagaagaggaggaggaggaaggtgatGGTGAGTAGCCTTGTTCATCTCCCCTTTTGGGGTTCCTTTCCCTTGCTTTGTCTAGAAAAGGCGCAGGAATTGGGGGTTTCTGGGGTTGGAGACCGGTGGACCCCCTGCAGCCGGGTTTGTACTGTGGAGTTAGGACTTTGTTGTAGGCTAGTGAGGCGAAGCTGTGCCCTATGCACCCACACTGACTCCCTTTGGTGCCTTCCGCGCACTGATCTGTTCGTCTGTCCTCTTGGGGTGCAGCCGGCTATGTGGGCCCTTTTTCTTCCTCCGTAGACTTGTGCCCGTGTGGCTGGTGTGGTACCCTGGCTGCCCGGTTTGTCGGGCTGCAGAGATCGGGGGTCTCTTGTCCTGGCGATTCTGTTACTGGCAGATCCCCTGAGGCGCTGTGGTGTTGTGTGTCTCTCCCCCCGCCAAGTTCTGGCTGTCACTGGGTGGGCAGGGTACCAAGATTCTTCCCTTAGTTGAGGAGGCAGCATGGTTTACCCTGGGGTTTGGTTctgcaggggaggaagaggatggAGACGAagatgaggaggctgaggcagCCACGGGCAAACGGGCAGCTGAAGATGATGAGGTGGGTCCTGGCTTGGGTGTGGCTTGGGGGCTAAGGTGTTACCGCCCGAGGGGCCGCCGATTGGAGTCTGGGGTGGTGAGTGGTCCTGAAAGGCAGGCTCCCTTGTCTTGAGCAGGAATAGGAAGGAATCTAGGCCTGCCTTCCCAGAGCCCTGGAAGCCTCTGCAGGGGCCTTGACTGTCTTTTCTCTGCCCAGGATGACGATGTCGACACCAAGAAGCAGAAGACCGACGAGGATGACTAgacagcaaaaaaggaaaagttaaacttaacaaaacaaaaaaaggccacCGTGACCTATTCACCCTCCACTTCCCGTCTCAGAATCTAAACGTGGTCACCTTCGAGTAGAGAgtcccgcccgcccgccccacGCGGGCAGCGCCACCCGCAGATGACACACGCTCTCCGCCACCCAACCAAAACCACAACGTGAATTTGCaacaggggaggaaaaaagaaccaaaacttCCAAGGccctgctttttttcttaaaagtactttaaaaaggaaaatttgtttgtattttttatttacattttatatttttgtacatattGTTAGGGGTCAGCCATTTTTAATGATCTCGGATGACCAAACCAGCCTTCGGAGCGTTCTCTGTCCTACTTCTGACTTTACTTGTGGTGTGACCATGTTCATTATAatctcaaaggagaaaaaaaaaccttgtaaaaaaagcaaaaaacaacaacaaaaaaacaatcttATTCCGAGCATTCCAGTAACTTTTTTTGTGTATGTACTTAGCTGTACTATAAGTAGTTGGTTTGTATGAGATGGTTAAAAAGGCCAAAgataaaaggtttcttttttttccttttttgtctatgaagttgctgtttattttttttggcctGTTTGATGTATGTGTGAAACAATGTTGTCCAACAATAAACCggaattttattttgctgagtTGTTCTAACAAAGCTGTCTCAAGCctgttttttctgtgtttcatttctctttagaCTTGAGGGGGTGAagatgggagggggagggtcttgagatcaagcccagctACGTTTCCTGGGGATAGTCGGCCAAAACCCCCA
The window above is part of the Prionailurus bengalensis isolate Pbe53 chromosome C1, Fcat_Pben_1.1_paternal_pri, whole genome shotgun sequence genome. Proteins encoded here:
- the PTMA gene encoding prothymosin alpha isoform X1 codes for the protein MSDAAVDTSSEITTKDLKEKKEVVEEAENGRDAPANGNAENEENGEQEADNEVDEEEEEGGEEEEEEEEGDGEEEDGDEDEEAEAATGKRAAEDDEDDDVDTKKQKTDEDD
- the PTMA gene encoding prothymosin alpha isoform X2 encodes the protein MSDAAVDTSSEITTKDLKEKKEVVEEAENGRDAPANGNANEENGEQEADNEVDEEEEEGGEEEEEEEEGDGEEEDGDEDEEAEAATGKRAAEDDEDDDVDTKKQKTDEDD